From the genome of Actinomycetota bacterium:
GACCGGTTCGCCTCGATCAGCTTCGTGGCCGCCCTTCCGGACGCCACCCGGGCCCGGGTCCTGGCCGAGATCGAGGAGGTGGCGGCGGCCGAGCCGTCCCTGGCCGGGCCGGGGCCGGTCGCCGTGCCCTACCGCACCGACCTGTTCTGGACCGAGCGCCTCACGGGCCCGGCGGGACGACGCTGATGACGACGTTGCCGAGCTTGCGCCCCGTCTCCACGTACCGGTAGGCGTCGACGATCTCGTCCAGCGGGTAGCGCCGGTCGACCAGCGGCCGGAACGCCCCCGACTCGAGCAGCCCTCGGAGGTACCGGATCGTCTCCGGGTTCTGCCTGGGGATGGGGAACTTCACCCGCCGGCCGCGGAACGCCGGGGTGACCAGGGCCAGGAACGGGTTCTGGGACAGCGGGCCCAGGTCGGTCGAGAGGTAGCTCCCGCCCGGCCGCAGCAGCCGCCGGCAGCGGCCGAACGAGCTGTTGCCGACCGCGTCCAGGACCACGTCGTAGGCCTGGCCGTCCCTGGTGAAGTCCTCGGCCGTGTAGTCGATCACCCGGCCGGCGCCCAGGCGCCGGACCAGCTCCAGGTTGGCGCTGTCGCAGACCGCGGTCACGGTCGCCCCCAGGTGGGCCAGGAGCTGGACGGCGGCCGAGCCGATGGCGCCGGTGGCCCCGTTGACGAGGACGTCGTGGCCGCCCCCGATCCCGGCCGCCCGGATCAGCGAAAGGGCGTAGTGGGCGCCCTCGGTGCCGGGCGCGGCCTCCTCGTAGGTCAGCTCGGCCGGGATGGTGGCCA
Proteins encoded in this window:
- a CDS encoding SAM-dependent methyltransferase, with protein sequence DRFASISFVAALPDATRARVLAEIEEVAAAEPSLAGPGPVAVPYRTDLFWTERLTGPAGRR
- a CDS encoding NAD(P)-dependent alcohol dehydrogenase translates to MRAAVRTRYGPPEVVRIAEVDQPAAGDDEVLVKVHATTVNRTDCGVRAAKPFLYRLFLGPVRPRLAILGNEFAGQVEAVGAAVTAFAPGDRVFGWRSERFGAHAEYLAMPANGSLATIPAELTYEEAAPGTEGAHYALSLIRAAGIGGGHDVLVNGATGAIGSAAVQLLAHLGATVTAVCDSANLELVRRLGAGRVIDYTAEDFTRDGQAYDVVLDAVGNSSFGRCRRLLRPGGSYLSTDLGPLSQNPFLALVTPAFRGRRVKFPIPRQNPETIRYLRGLLESGAFRPLVDRRYPLDEIVDAYRYVETGRKLGNVVISVVPPGP